From the genome of Gemmatimonadota bacterium:
GCTTCGGCAAGGGCATTGCATACCGCGCCGGAGTTGCAACTGTAGCCATCGCGATGTGTATTGCGCTACTTATCATGCGTGGTGTCCCGGACAACTTTCCAGGAACGCAGACGCCGTCCGGCTCGTTATAACCGAGTGGAATGATTCAACGATTGGCACGCTGGCTCAGCGGAATCGGCTTGCACTGGTTCTACAGCGACATACGCATCACTGGATTGGACCGTATCCCGTTGCACGGTCCGATTCTGGTGGCGATGAATCACCAGAGCGCGCTGGTCGATGCAATGCTGGCGCTTGATGTCGTTCCACGCGAAGTACGCATCACCGCGAAGGCCACACTGGGCGACAGCCTCGCCGGCGCAGTCTTGATGAAGGTAGCTCACATCGTGCCGCTCAGCCGCGCATCCGATAGAGCTGTTGCGCATGATCCGCTTCGCAATCGTCGCTCTTTCGAGGCAATCATAGAAGAGTTGTGCGCGGGCGGAGCAGTGCTTCTGTTTCCAGAAGGAACGAGCCATAATGATCCGGACCTTGCGCCGCTAAGGACGGGCCTCGCACGCGTCGCACTGCGAGCACGTGAGGCCAACGTGCACGACATTCGGATAGTCCCTATCGGAACCACGTTTGCCGACAAGGCTGAGCCGAATACAGTCGTGTCCGTACAGATTGGCGAGCCAATACTGATGGATGACTGGCCCGATGACGATGTGCATCGGCTCACACAGGACGTCGCGAGCAGGCTTCGGACCGTTTCATTTACCGGAGATGTACGAGCACTGAACGAACCCGTGGAGGCGCGCCGGAATATCCTGATACGTACCGCAGCCTGGTGGGGACGAGTGATGCACGAAATCCCACTCCGCATCGCGCGCCGCCAGGCGATCAGGCTCAGCGGCGACGTCGGTGAGGTTGCGATGTACACGATGACCCTCGGCCTCGCAGCAACCCTGGTGTCCTACCTGATCGAAGTCCCGATTATCTGGGCGCTACTCGGCAGAGTCGTTGGGCTCGTGTTTCTCGCATCACTCGTTTCCGGTGCATACTGCGCTGCGTACACGGAACGCTTCCCGAAACGGTCCTGAGGTCGAGCGATGATTGCTCGACCTCACAGCTTGGTATCGAGCCAGTTGTCGCCAACTCCAACGTCCACGACCAGAGGTACTGAAAGCTCGGCGGCGTGCTCCATCTGGTAGACAACTACCTCGCGCACATCATC
Proteins encoded in this window:
- a CDS encoding 1-acyl-sn-glycerol-3-phosphate acyltransferase; its protein translation is MARWLSGIGLHWFYSDIRITGLDRIPLHGPILVAMNHQSALVDAMLALDVVPREVRITAKATLGDSLAGAVLMKVAHIVPLSRASDRAVAHDPLRNRRSFEAIIEELCAGGAVLLFPEGTSHNDPDLAPLRTGLARVALRAREANVHDIRIVPIGTTFADKAEPNTVVSVQIGEPILMDDWPDDDVHRLTQDVASRLRTVSFTGDVRALNEPVEARRNILIRTAAWWGRVMHEIPLRIARRQAIRLSGDVGEVAMYTMTLGLAATLVSYLIEVPIIWALLGRVVGLVFLASLVSGAYCAAYTERFPKRS